One segment of Nostoc flagelliforme CCNUN1 DNA contains the following:
- a CDS encoding phosphopantetheine-binding protein, translating into MKTKEQITAWIKNYLANILEVENEEINENFEFERFGFNSSVAVSLVGDLEEWLELELSPSIFFEFGTIAQASAHLAEELQSSAKT; encoded by the coding sequence ATGAAAACTAAAGAACAAATCACCGCATGGATTAAAAATTATTTGGCAAATATTCTCGAAGTTGAGAATGAAGAGATAAACGAGAATTTTGAATTTGAACGCTTCGGTTTCAACTCCTCGGTTGCCGTTTCCTTGGTGGGTGATTTAGAAGAATGGTTGGAATTAGAATTGAGTCCTTCAATCTTTTTTGAATTTGGCACAATTGCACAAGCATCTGCACATCTAGCCGAAGAACTTCAATCTTCAGCAAAAACTTAA